The following are encoded together in the Planctobacterium marinum genome:
- a CDS encoding NAD(P)/FAD-dependent oxidoreductase, which yields MIKQDVIVIGAGAAGLFCAAEAGKRGRSVLVLDHAKKPGRKILISGGGRCNFTNMYASPENFLSNNPHFCKSALSRYTQWDFVALVEKYNIAYHEKTLGQWFCDDSAKDIVNMLMAECDKASVKHQMQCEIRHIEKSAGGFMLDTNHGTYQCESLVIATGGLSMPKLGATPFGYQIAEQFGLSILPTRAGLVPFTLHDKDKQVLADLSGISVNASASCNNTSFNENILFTHRGLSGPAVLQISSFWQPGQKVEFNLYPNGDLHQVLQEKQQSSPDAQLATALAQVYPKRFVQAAIPYFNLSNKPLKQFQGKQLEQVAQAFEQWLLQPNGTEGYRTAEVTLGGLDTKHLSSKTMMAKDVEGLYFIGEVVDVTGWLGGYNFQWAWSSAWVAGQEV from the coding sequence TTGATAAAGCAAGATGTGATAGTCATTGGCGCAGGCGCTGCGGGATTATTTTGTGCTGCCGAGGCAGGTAAACGCGGTCGCTCCGTGTTGGTGTTGGATCACGCCAAAAAGCCCGGTCGTAAAATCTTAATCTCTGGTGGTGGCCGCTGTAACTTCACCAATATGTACGCATCGCCAGAAAACTTCTTATCGAACAATCCCCACTTTTGTAAATCCGCATTAAGCCGCTACACCCAATGGGATTTTGTGGCCTTGGTTGAAAAATATAATATCGCCTACCACGAAAAAACCCTCGGCCAGTGGTTTTGTGATGACTCCGCCAAAGATATTGTGAATATGCTGATGGCAGAATGCGACAAGGCAAGTGTAAAGCACCAGATGCAGTGCGAGATTCGCCATATCGAAAAATCCGCCGGTGGATTCATGCTGGACACCAATCACGGCACTTACCAATGTGAAAGCCTGGTGATTGCCACTGGTGGCCTGAGTATGCCAAAACTGGGGGCAACGCCCTTCGGTTATCAAATCGCCGAGCAATTTGGCTTAAGCATTCTGCCCACCCGCGCAGGCCTGGTGCCTTTTACCTTACACGACAAAGACAAACAGGTGCTGGCGGACCTTTCCGGTATATCAGTGAATGCCAGCGCCAGCTGTAATAACACCAGTTTTAATGAGAATATTCTGTTTACCCACCGCGGCTTAAGTGGCCCGGCTGTGCTGCAAATATCCAGCTTCTGGCAGCCAGGGCAAAAGGTGGAATTTAACCTCTACCCCAATGGCGATTTACACCAGGTTCTGCAAGAAAAACAACAAAGCAGTCCAGACGCGCAGCTCGCGACAGCGCTGGCGCAAGTGTACCCAAAACGTTTTGTACAAGCGGCCATTCCTTACTTTAATCTCAGCAACAAACCCTTAAAACAATTCCAGGGCAAACAGTTGGAACAAGTTGCGCAGGCGTTTGAGCAATGGTTATTGCAGCCCAACGGCACCGAAGGCTACCGCACCGCCGAAGTGACACTGGGTGGCCTTGATACCAAACACCTGTCCAGTAAAACCATGATGGCCAAAGACGTAGAAGGCCTTTATTTTATCGGCGAAGTAGTGGACGTCACAGGTTGGTTAGGGGGCTACAACTTCCAGTGGGCCTGGAGCAGCGCCTGGGTGGCGGGGCAAGAGGTTTAA
- a CDS encoding substrate-binding periplasmic protein — protein MKSRFTTTINQLTIVVMLCCIASPTLAERSNFLDLQLATEDYAPMNYFERGVFKGISIDLLNLIWQREGITNEPEIVLYPWARAYFELKNEPNFVLFAVARIPSRETLFEWACPIVDTHYILLAKKSSKIKINSIDDLENYTIGTVRSDVSEQALLSILNEPFNILSNTSMRPNLELMDKGRVHMIAYDKLGANQMLSNAGRNPEDFESVYTVADSQTCFAFNKQVDPDIITRFRQHLQAIVEDGQYQEILSRYYGPKQLLN, from the coding sequence ATGAAATCGCGCTTCACCACAACAATCAATCAACTCACCATTGTGGTGATGTTATGCTGTATCGCTTCCCCAACTCTTGCAGAGCGCTCAAACTTCCTTGATTTGCAACTGGCAACCGAAGATTACGCCCCAATGAACTATTTTGAGCGAGGCGTTTTCAAGGGTATCTCTATCGACCTGTTAAACCTGATATGGCAGAGAGAAGGTATTACCAATGAGCCGGAAATTGTGCTGTACCCTTGGGCAAGAGCCTATTTTGAACTTAAAAATGAGCCCAATTTCGTGCTCTTCGCCGTTGCTAGAATCCCCTCCCGAGAGACCTTGTTTGAATGGGCCTGCCCTATTGTTGACACGCATTACATTTTGCTAGCCAAGAAAAGCAGTAAAATCAAAATCAACTCCATTGACGATCTGGAAAACTACACCATTGGCACGGTGCGTTCAGATGTCAGTGAACAGGCTCTATTATCTATTCTCAATGAACCCTTCAATATATTAAGCAACACCAGTATGCGTCCCAACCTGGAGCTGATGGATAAAGGCAGGGTGCACATGATCGCTTATGACAAATTAGGCGCCAATCAAATGCTCAGTAATGCTGGACGCAACCCGGAAGACTTTGAAAGTGTCTATACCGTCGCTGATTCACAAACCTGCTTTGCCTTTAATAAACAAGTTGATCCGGACATCATCACTCGCTTTCGTCAGCATCTACAGGCCATTGTTGAAGATGGCCAGTATCAAGAAATCCTGAGCCGCTATTACGGCCCAAAACAACTATTGAACTAA
- a CDS encoding BLUF domain-containing protein — translation MTELMSLIYASKVTPGFQDSLEINRILKTARKNNEAKQITGLLLCNLHYFLQVLEGPKSELTNLYQTIAQDSRHQDVTKISESKVASRQFSDWQMGFYLFSPQEQETLPRDWTQLDFAQVQTIFTHVLHSHQGANNSFYSL, via the coding sequence ATGACCGAGCTAATGTCCTTAATTTATGCGAGCAAGGTGACGCCCGGCTTTCAGGATTCCCTGGAAATCAATAGGATTCTGAAAACAGCTCGCAAAAATAATGAAGCTAAGCAGATCACAGGCCTATTGCTGTGCAACCTACACTACTTCCTACAGGTTTTGGAGGGGCCAAAATCAGAACTGACAAACCTGTATCAGACGATTGCTCAAGATTCCCGTCACCAAGACGTCACCAAAATCTCTGAATCAAAAGTTGCGTCTCGACAGTTTTCTGATTGGCAGATGGGCTTCTACCTTTTTTCGCCGCAGGAGCAAGAGACTTTACCGAGAGACTGGACACAATTGGACTTTGCTCAAGTTCAAACTATTTTCACTCATGTGTTGCATTCTCATCAGGGCGCGAATAATAGCTTTTATAGTCTATAA
- a CDS encoding helix-turn-helix domain-containing protein — translation MQCKILKQLRLSKHWSQEQLAEMSGLSVRTIQRIESGQNASLESMKCLAAALDVTIETLQQETLKMNKHDDNWQRLPVFLKLWFILNFLQPQPKRGTAVRVEWLCHGTGFWFCALGFWFEAALVGGLLMLASAYLFSLLKWQGDKYGIWYDVPID, via the coding sequence ATGCAATGCAAAATACTCAAGCAACTTCGTCTTTCCAAGCATTGGTCTCAAGAGCAATTGGCTGAGATGTCAGGACTAAGCGTAAGAACGATCCAGCGCATTGAGAGTGGCCAAAACGCCAGTTTAGAATCAATGAAGTGTTTGGCTGCAGCTTTGGATGTGACTATTGAAACTCTGCAGCAGGAGACCCTGAAAATGAACAAGCATGATGACAACTGGCAACGCTTGCCTGTCTTTTTAAAACTCTGGTTTATCTTGAACTTTTTACAACCTCAGCCCAAGCGCGGTACTGCCGTAAGAGTGGAATGGCTTTGTCACGGGACGGGTTTTTGGTTTTGTGCGCTCGGATTTTGGTTTGAAGCGGCATTGGTGGGAGGTTTATTGATGTTAGCAAGCGCATATTTATTCAGCTTGTTAAAGTGGCAAGGGGATAAATACGGGATTTGGTATGATGTGCCTATAGATTAG
- a CDS encoding peroxiredoxin-like family protein, with amino-acid sequence MKKLLTLAFLTLLHCTASATDINKIAATADEVSPVLNGQMIPDATLYDLDDKPVSLKSLVSQQPTVLIFYRGGWCPYCSAQLAGLKQVEQQIMALGYQLIAISPDSPAKLKDTAFETDFKVKLYSDKNFEVSSEFGIGFFLADKTAKRYRNKMGIEFVTLDGTSKVALPVPAVYIADTEGLVHFNYVNPNFRVRISPELLYQAAKTLAL; translated from the coding sequence ATGAAAAAATTACTGACGCTGGCTTTTTTAACTTTGCTGCACTGCACTGCTTCTGCCACAGATATTAATAAAATTGCCGCGACCGCTGACGAAGTCAGCCCGGTATTGAATGGACAAATGATCCCCGATGCCACCCTGTATGATCTGGATGACAAGCCTGTTTCCCTTAAATCCCTGGTGAGCCAACAACCTACAGTATTAATTTTTTATCGCGGTGGCTGGTGTCCATATTGTAGTGCCCAATTGGCGGGTCTCAAGCAGGTTGAACAACAGATCATGGCTTTGGGTTATCAGCTGATTGCGATTTCACCCGACTCGCCTGCAAAACTGAAAGACACCGCATTTGAAACCGACTTCAAAGTTAAATTGTATTCCGACAAAAACTTTGAAGTGAGCAGTGAATTCGGCATTGGCTTTTTCCTGGCAGACAAAACCGCCAAGCGCTACCGTAACAAGATGGGGATTGAATTTGTAACCCTGGATGGCACCAGTAAAGTGGCGCTGCCGGTTCCTGCGGTGTACATCGCCGATACAGAAGGCTTAGTGCATTTTAATTACGTGAATCCCAACTTCAGAGTGCGTATCTCTCCTGAGCTACTTTATCAGGCAGCTAAAACACTGGCTCTTTAA
- a CDS encoding class I SAM-dependent methyltransferase, with the protein MIIPLYTHAETLPDFLQTSDFGVVDSTPEGLSLVFDNDILGLKDFSQPKVGAVIVDFTADAIAYRASRSSIKNEAIAKAAGLKGNTETHIIDATAGLGRDSFMLMTLGAQVSMLERSPVVAALLQDGLRRAEASRQLGPDFTQRLQFKPGQAYTLLTEWHEPKPDVIYLDPMFPHKKKSALVKKEMRLFQQLLGHDEDADVLLPPALTLAQKRVVVKRPDYAPFLAGETPSMQIKSKKHRFDVYLTNA; encoded by the coding sequence ATGATTATCCCTTTGTATACCCATGCTGAAACACTGCCCGATTTCTTGCAAACTTCCGATTTTGGCGTTGTCGATTCAACTCCTGAGGGCCTGTCACTGGTTTTCGACAACGACATACTGGGCCTGAAGGATTTCTCCCAGCCTAAAGTGGGCGCAGTTATTGTGGACTTTACTGCTGATGCCATCGCCTACAGAGCCAGTCGCAGTAGCATTAAAAATGAAGCCATTGCCAAAGCCGCCGGGCTCAAAGGCAATACTGAAACTCACATTATCGACGCAACCGCCGGATTAGGCCGCGATAGCTTTATGCTGATGACTTTAGGCGCACAGGTAAGCATGCTAGAACGCTCGCCCGTAGTAGCAGCTTTATTACAGGATGGCTTGCGCAGAGCTGAAGCGTCAAGACAATTGGGGCCAGATTTTACACAGCGTCTGCAATTTAAACCCGGACAGGCATATACCTTACTCACTGAGTGGCATGAGCCAAAACCCGATGTGATTTACCTTGATCCTATGTTCCCCCACAAGAAAAAGTCGGCTTTAGTTAAAAAGGAAATGCGCCTGTTTCAGCAGCTGTTGGGACACGATGAAGATGCCGATGTCTTATTACCCCCGGCTCTGACATTGGCCCAAAAACGGGTAGTGGTGAAACGTCCAGACTATGCCCCATTTCTGGCTGGTGAAACGCCATCAATGCAGATTAAAAGCAAGAAACATCGCTTTGATGTTTATCTAACAAATGCCTGA
- the trmH gene encoding tRNA (guanosine(18)-2'-O)-methyltransferase TrmH: protein MFKERYQRIKSVLQKRQTDLTVCMEHVHKPQNVSAVLRSCDAVGIHEANIVWNEHTYFRRGTAMGTQRWLKHRKHTSIEAAHQHFKQQSMQVLVTNLSDKSVDFRQLDYTRPTAIILGQEKYGASEEAIALADHEIIIPMMGMVQSLNVSVAAGLILYEAQHQRQQAGLYDKVSISDEDLNALLFEGCHPALFAQCQAKNLPLPKLDDEGEVIASDDWWQQMQISKDSANQQTQTDDSETKDDLFSNL, encoded by the coding sequence ATGTTCAAGGAACGATATCAACGCATTAAGTCGGTTTTGCAAAAGCGCCAAACCGACCTGACTGTTTGCATGGAACACGTGCATAAACCGCAAAATGTCTCTGCGGTTTTACGCAGTTGTGATGCCGTGGGTATTCACGAAGCTAATATCGTCTGGAACGAACACACCTATTTTCGACGCGGCACCGCCATGGGCACACAGCGCTGGTTAAAGCACCGCAAACACACAAGTATAGAGGCTGCCCACCAGCACTTTAAACAACAAAGTATGCAGGTATTGGTAACCAACTTGTCGGATAAATCTGTGGATTTTCGTCAGCTGGATTACACCCGGCCCACAGCTATTATATTGGGACAGGAAAAATATGGGGCCAGTGAAGAAGCTATTGCCTTGGCAGATCACGAAATCATCATCCCTATGATGGGCATGGTGCAGTCACTCAATGTTTCCGTCGCCGCGGGTTTAATTCTGTACGAAGCCCAGCATCAACGACAACAAGCAGGGCTTTACGACAAAGTCAGTATCTCAGATGAAGATCTTAATGCCCTGTTGTTTGAAGGCTGTCATCCTGCGCTTTTTGCCCAGTGCCAAGCAAAGAACCTGCCTTTGCCGAAATTAGACGACGAGGGTGAAGTCATAGCGAGCGATGACTGGTGGCAACAAATGCAAATAAGTAAAGACAGCGCTAATCAACAAACACAAACAGATGATTCCGAAACCAAAGACGACCTGTTTTCTAATCTATAG
- a CDS encoding RNA polymerase sigma factor → MTELAQQQLFDNVLKAQQGDVSAFSTLVAQTQNLVTSTALAVVHDVQASEDIAQNTFVAVWQQLQELKSPDSFLPWIRQITRNKAKNYLRDNKVTRHELHAELDDDVVNAQQQETDLNRIEAEQINRLVMNVVSELPAESRDILILYYREQQNSGQVARLLDLSEANVRQKLSRIRNEVKKELLESVGEYLFSTIPTVGFTTMVTSAITTSMPAAAASVASSSASQASGVMKLLALGGGALLGGLLAIVAIFFAAWLSQRNLSDEQQKQLIKKHARGQAIWVLLCSVLFAAAYLVDDGWLAPVLVYSALIIGLWWQQRSLMTLIKDKVIQCHSQSAVSGWMGLILGAGVGFIAMLIGLVNSGRLVF, encoded by the coding sequence ATGACTGAATTAGCGCAACAACAATTATTCGACAACGTCCTCAAAGCTCAGCAGGGCGATGTTTCGGCGTTTTCAACACTCGTGGCGCAAACACAGAACCTGGTGACCAGTACGGCGCTTGCTGTTGTGCATGATGTACAGGCCAGCGAGGATATTGCGCAAAACACCTTTGTGGCGGTGTGGCAGCAACTACAAGAGCTTAAATCCCCTGACAGCTTTTTGCCCTGGATACGCCAGATCACCCGCAACAAAGCCAAGAATTATCTACGAGATAACAAGGTCACTCGCCATGAATTACACGCAGAGCTCGATGACGATGTGGTCAATGCTCAGCAGCAAGAGACAGATCTGAATAGGATTGAAGCTGAGCAAATCAATCGTCTGGTGATGAATGTGGTGAGTGAATTGCCCGCTGAAAGCCGTGATATTTTAATTCTTTATTATCGCGAACAACAAAACAGTGGTCAGGTGGCACGGCTACTGGATTTATCTGAAGCGAATGTACGCCAAAAGTTAAGCCGTATTCGCAATGAAGTGAAAAAAGAATTGTTGGAAAGTGTGGGGGAGTATCTGTTTTCCACCATTCCCACGGTGGGCTTTACCACTATGGTGACGTCGGCTATCACTACGAGCATGCCTGCAGCCGCTGCCAGTGTGGCTTCCAGCAGTGCATCTCAAGCAAGTGGTGTAATGAAGCTGCTAGCCCTTGGCGGTGGGGCACTTTTAGGTGGGCTGCTGGCTATTGTTGCGATCTTTTTTGCAGCCTGGTTAAGCCAGCGCAATCTCAGTGATGAACAACAAAAGCAATTAATTAAAAAGCACGCGCGAGGGCAGGCTATCTGGGTATTGTTGTGCAGCGTGTTGTTTGCAGCAGCATACTTAGTGGATGATGGTTGGTTGGCACCAGTGTTGGTATACAGTGCACTGATCATCGGATTGTGGTGGCAGCAGCGTTCTCTGATGACGTTGATCAAAGACAAGGTGATTCAATGCCACTCGCAAAGTGCAGTCAGTGGCTGGATGGGTTTGATATTGGGGGCCGGTGTCGGCTTTATTGCCATGCTTATCGGGTTGGTGAATAGCGGAAGATTGGTCTTTTAA
- a CDS encoding RidA family protein — protein sequence MSREIIHTDKAPKAIGTYSQAIKIGTTVYLSGQIPLVPETMEMVSEDFAEQAQQVFKNLTAVCEAAGGSLQQMAKVNIFLTDLSKFAIVNEIMSQHFEQPYPARAAIEVAGLPKGSQIEIDGVLELVD from the coding sequence ATGTCCAGAGAGATTATCCATACAGATAAGGCCCCCAAAGCGATTGGTACTTACAGCCAAGCCATTAAAATTGGCACTACAGTATACCTTTCCGGCCAAATTCCACTGGTTCCAGAAACCATGGAAATGGTGTCGGAGGACTTCGCCGAGCAAGCACAACAAGTGTTTAAAAACCTGACCGCCGTTTGTGAAGCCGCAGGCGGTAGCTTACAACAAATGGCCAAAGTGAACATTTTCCTGACTGACCTGAGTAAATTTGCCATCGTCAACGAAATCATGAGCCAGCATTTTGAGCAACCCTATCCTGCCCGTGCCGCCATCGAAGTGGCGGGTTTGCCAAAGGGTTCTCAAATTGAGATTGATGGAGTATTGGAGCTAGTGGACTAA
- the recG gene encoding ATP-dependent DNA helicase RecG, with product MQSLSVKPVSELKGVGAKVAEKLAALGLKTVQDVLFHLPLRYEDRTRIYPVADLKPGVSAAFIAEVKRANISYGRKRTLVVTVADQTGSMTLRFFYFSAAQAKNMTEGTLLRCFGEARPGKHGLEIVHPEYRILTPESENNVEETLTPVYPATEGIKQLTLRNLTDEALKLLNKGGLAELLPEGLYPKQLSMKTALQTVHRPTPDIAVTELLEGKHPAQERLILEELLAHHLSVLKVKHQTQADPAVSIDKSEKMLPTFLANLPFSPTGAQQRVSADIEQDMKQSRPMMRLVQGDVGSGKTLVAAIAALHAIEQGLQVALMAPTEILAEQHFINFNNWFEPLGISCAWLASKLKSKEKNQALQSIADGSAQLIVGTHALFQEQVVYQKLALVIVDEQHRFGVHQRLALREKGEVYGYFPHQLIMTATPIPRTLAMTAYADLETSIIDELPPGRTPVKTVVLPDSRRGDIIDRIRSVCHEQKRQVYWVCTLIEESETLQCQAAEDTKVILQTALPDLKIGLVHGRLKPDEKQALMHAFKQGELDLLVATTVIEVGVDVPNASLMVIENAERLGLAQLHQLRGRVGRGGVESHCVLMYSSPLSKTAQQRLGVLRESNDGFVIAQKDLEIRGPGELLGTKQTGLANMKIADLVRDAWLIPQVQKIANHLWQHHPANANAIINRWLPYREKYGNA from the coding sequence ATGCAATCGCTTTCGGTAAAACCAGTTTCTGAGCTAAAAGGTGTTGGCGCAAAAGTTGCCGAAAAACTTGCCGCTTTGGGGCTTAAAACAGTCCAGGATGTGCTGTTTCATTTGCCACTGCGCTACGAAGACCGCACCCGCATTTATCCCGTTGCCGATCTCAAGCCCGGTGTGTCCGCGGCATTTATTGCAGAAGTGAAACGCGCCAACATCAGCTATGGTCGTAAGCGCACTCTGGTGGTCACGGTGGCTGACCAAACCGGTTCCATGACGTTGCGCTTCTTCTATTTTTCCGCAGCGCAAGCCAAAAACATGACTGAAGGCACACTATTGCGCTGTTTTGGCGAAGCGCGTCCCGGCAAGCACGGTTTAGAGATCGTGCACCCTGAGTATCGAATTCTGACCCCCGAGTCTGAAAACAATGTGGAGGAAACACTAACCCCTGTGTATCCCGCCACAGAAGGCATTAAGCAACTCACTTTGCGTAACCTAACTGACGAGGCATTAAAGCTATTAAATAAGGGAGGGCTGGCAGAACTATTACCTGAAGGGCTCTACCCCAAACAGCTGAGCATGAAAACGGCTTTGCAAACCGTCCATCGTCCGACGCCCGACATTGCGGTAACCGAATTATTAGAGGGCAAACATCCGGCGCAAGAGCGACTCATTTTAGAAGAGTTGCTGGCACACCATTTAAGCGTGCTGAAAGTAAAACATCAGACTCAGGCGGACCCGGCTGTGAGTATCGACAAGTCTGAAAAAATGCTACCCACATTTTTGGCTAATCTGCCGTTCTCACCAACAGGGGCACAACAGCGAGTCAGTGCAGACATTGAACAAGATATGAAACAAAGTCGCCCTATGATGCGCCTTGTGCAAGGCGATGTGGGCTCCGGGAAAACCTTGGTAGCAGCTATCGCGGCATTGCATGCCATCGAACAGGGATTACAGGTGGCCCTGATGGCTCCCACAGAAATCCTTGCTGAACAGCATTTTATTAACTTCAACAATTGGTTTGAACCGTTAGGTATTTCTTGCGCCTGGCTGGCCAGTAAACTAAAAAGCAAAGAAAAGAATCAAGCCCTGCAAAGTATTGCTGATGGGAGTGCACAACTGATAGTAGGCACTCACGCGCTTTTCCAGGAGCAAGTGGTTTATCAGAAACTGGCATTGGTAATTGTGGATGAGCAACACCGTTTTGGCGTGCATCAACGCCTGGCGCTACGGGAGAAAGGGGAAGTTTATGGCTATTTTCCCCACCAACTGATCATGACGGCAACCCCCATCCCTCGCACCTTGGCCATGACAGCCTACGCCGATTTAGAAACCTCTATTATCGATGAATTACCGCCGGGCAGAACACCAGTAAAAACCGTGGTACTGCCCGATTCTCGTCGCGGTGATATTATCGACCGTATTCGCTCTGTGTGTCACGAGCAAAAACGTCAGGTGTACTGGGTATGTACCCTGATAGAAGAATCAGAAACGCTGCAATGTCAGGCTGCCGAAGATACAAAAGTGATTTTACAAACCGCGTTACCGGATTTAAAAATCGGCCTGGTGCACGGGCGTTTAAAACCCGACGAAAAACAAGCACTGATGCATGCCTTTAAACAAGGCGAACTGGACCTGTTGGTGGCCACTACCGTTATCGAAGTGGGTGTTGATGTACCCAATGCCAGCTTAATGGTAATAGAAAACGCGGAACGATTGGGCCTGGCACAGTTGCATCAGCTGCGCGGGCGAGTAGGTCGAGGTGGGGTGGAAAGCCATTGTGTGCTCATGTATTCCAGCCCGCTTTCAAAAACCGCACAACAGCGCTTAGGAGTGCTGCGGGAAAGTAATGATGGTTTTGTGATTGCTCAAAAAGACCTGGAAATACGCGGTCCGGGTGAGCTCTTGGGCACCAAACAAACCGGCCTGGCTAATATGAAGATTGCCGATCTGGTGCGCGATGCCTGGCTTATCCCACAAGTACAAAAAATTGCTAACCATCTGTGGCAGCATCACCCGGCCAATGCCAATGCCATCATCAATCGCTGGCTGCCCTATCGCGAGAAATACGGCAATGCGTAA
- a CDS encoding substrate-binding periplasmic protein, with protein MSILNSYWKMMVLKTVAISEALLKASVLSALLSFSFWANAAFASAQLSNSRDNSTASEDKAMPFPAAVKNVLWLTEDYPPFHYLEGNNKKGIAIDILNEIFRRNGVPFRSDKQTYVFPWARAVKEITNNTNAALLTMAYTQERDALFALSEPLFKEQIALISLADSTLTFKHINEIEDYVVGVVRDDIGERLLKDMGPDELHLVHVLSSKELVQMLIKKRVDAIAYSVDIIRYQLQQLSEVQQGLKIHMTLAELPTSIAFNKQVEPSLLRSINGAINTLKHDGTIERIMRQSDK; from the coding sequence ATGAGTATCTTGAATAGCTATTGGAAAATGATGGTGTTAAAGACAGTGGCAATTTCTGAGGCCCTGCTAAAAGCGAGTGTATTGAGCGCGCTATTGAGCTTTTCGTTCTGGGCTAATGCTGCATTCGCATCTGCACAGCTGTCAAACAGTCGTGACAACAGCACGGCATCTGAAGATAAGGCAATGCCATTTCCCGCTGCAGTGAAGAATGTGTTATGGCTTACTGAAGATTATCCCCCTTTTCATTACCTGGAGGGCAATAACAAAAAAGGTATCGCCATTGATATCCTGAACGAAATTTTCCGCCGAAATGGCGTTCCTTTTAGAAGCGATAAACAAACTTATGTTTTTCCATGGGCTCGTGCCGTAAAAGAAATAACGAACAATACCAATGCCGCCTTGTTAACCATGGCTTACACGCAAGAAAGGGACGCCTTGTTTGCGCTTAGTGAGCCCCTCTTTAAAGAGCAAATCGCCTTAATTTCTCTGGCTGATAGCACCCTGACGTTTAAACACATTAATGAGATAGAGGATTATGTTGTTGGGGTGGTGAGAGATGATATTGGTGAGCGATTGCTTAAAGACATGGGGCCAGATGAGTTACATTTGGTTCATGTGTTGAGTTCGAAAGAACTGGTACAAATGCTCATTAAAAAGCGGGTTGATGCCATCGCCTATTCAGTGGATATCATTCGCTACCAGCTACAACAGCTCTCTGAAGTTCAGCAAGGCTTAAAAATACATATGACGCTGGCAGAACTACCCACCAGTATCGCCTTTAATAAACAAGTGGAACCAAGTTTACTGCGATCTATCAACGGAGCCATCAATACGTTAAAGCATGATGGCACCATTGAGCGCATTATGAGGCAATCAGACAAGTAG
- a CDS encoding peroxiredoxin yields MIQVGDTLPQHTFMLRQKGEASQPGTDDLFAGKKVVMFAVPGAFTPTCSQAHLPGFVVQADALKAKGVDSIICISVNDSFVMEAWGNASNAEHITMLADGDGAFSDALGLAKQTGTFGGIRSVRYAMIVEDKVVKHLAVEEAGKFEVSSAEAVLAAL; encoded by the coding sequence ATGATTCAAGTTGGCGATACCTTACCGCAACACACCTTTATGCTGCGCCAAAAAGGCGAAGCCTCACAACCTGGTACCGACGACCTGTTCGCCGGAAAAAAAGTGGTTATGTTTGCTGTGCCCGGCGCTTTCACTCCCACCTGTTCACAAGCTCACCTACCCGGTTTTGTGGTGCAAGCGGACGCATTAAAGGCTAAAGGCGTAGACAGTATTATTTGTATTTCGGTGAACGATAGCTTTGTCATGGAAGCCTGGGGCAATGCCTCAAATGCTGAACACATCACCATGCTGGCAGATGGCGATGGCGCGTTTTCCGATGCTTTAGGACTAGCTAAACAAACTGGCACTTTCGGCGGCATTCGCAGTGTGCGCTATGCCATGATAGTGGAAGACAAAGTCGTTAAACATCTGGCCGTGGAAGAGGCGGGTAAATTTGAAGTGAGCAGCGCTGAAGCTGTGCTTGCAGCGCTTTAA